The Streptomyces sp. HSG2 genome has a segment encoding these proteins:
- a CDS encoding UBP-type zinc finger domain-containing protein, which produces MEQCTHVDALPRPEPAPRTGTCPECLAEGTEPVQLRLCLTCGHVGCCDSSPGRHATRHHVETAHPVMRSHEPGDRWRWCYPDHRLV; this is translated from the coding sequence ATGGAACAGTGCACGCACGTCGACGCGCTGCCGCGGCCGGAACCGGCGCCCCGGACGGGCACCTGCCCGGAGTGCCTGGCGGAGGGCACCGAGCCCGTCCAACTGAGGTTGTGCCTCACCTGCGGTCATGTGGGCTGCTGCGACTCGTCGCCGGGGCGACACGCCACACGCCACCACGTGGAGACCGCGCATCCGGTGATGCGCAGCCACGAACCCGGCGATCGGTGGCGGTGGTGCTATCCGGATCACAGGCTCGTATGA
- a CDS encoding RNA polymerase sigma factor SigF — protein MRDEERGARGTPAEGSRPRGGAGRAPDGFDAIPEQARPHPEDSSESPPGAEEPRVDGGPPSTRPDRPEARAPGRRTGDRTAEHERNPEERGPRARFSPASRHDPRERGNARALFTELRGLPKDSPEYARLRNRLVRMHLPLVEHLARRFRNRGEPLDDLTQVATIGLIKSVDRFDPDRGVEFSTYATPTVVGEIKRHFRDKGWAVRVPRRLQELRLALTTATAELSQLHGRSPTVHELAERLGISEEEVLEGLESANAYSTLSLDVPDTDDESPAVADTLGAEDEALEGVEYRESLKPLLEDLPPREKRILLLRFFGNMTQSQIAQEVGISQMHVSRLLARTLAQLREKLLVEE, from the coding sequence GTGCGTGACGAAGAGCGCGGCGCACGCGGGACGCCCGCCGAGGGCAGCCGCCCGCGAGGCGGGGCCGGGCGGGCTCCGGACGGCTTCGACGCCATCCCCGAGCAGGCCCGGCCACACCCCGAGGACTCCTCGGAGTCGCCGCCGGGGGCGGAGGAGCCCCGCGTCGACGGCGGACCCCCGTCCACTCGGCCCGACCGGCCGGAGGCCAGGGCCCCGGGAAGGCGTACGGGCGACAGGACGGCCGAGCACGAGAGGAACCCGGAGGAGCGCGGGCCGCGCGCGCGGTTCTCCCCCGCCTCCCGCCACGACCCGCGAGAGCGCGGCAACGCCCGCGCCCTCTTCACGGAACTGCGCGGGTTGCCCAAGGACAGTCCCGAGTACGCGCGACTGCGCAACCGGCTGGTGCGCATGCACCTGCCGCTCGTGGAGCACCTCGCCCGCCGCTTCCGCAACCGCGGCGAGCCCTTGGACGACCTCACCCAGGTCGCCACGATCGGGCTGATCAAGTCGGTCGACCGTTTCGACCCGGACCGGGGTGTGGAGTTCTCCACGTACGCGACACCGACCGTCGTGGGCGAGATCAAGCGACACTTCCGGGACAAGGGCTGGGCGGTCCGGGTGCCGCGCCGGCTGCAGGAGCTTCGGCTCGCGCTGACGACGGCGACCGCGGAGCTCTCGCAGTTGCACGGCCGCTCCCCCACGGTCCACGAGCTGGCGGAGCGGCTCGGGATCTCCGAGGAGGAGGTCTTGGAGGGCCTGGAGTCGGCCAACGCCTACTCCACGCTGTCCCTGGACGTGCCCGACACCGACGACGAGTCGCCGGCCGTCGCCGACACGCTGGGCGCGGAGGACGAGGCGCTGGAAGGAGTGGAGTACCGGGAGTCGCTCAAGCCACTGCTGGAGGATCTCCCTCCCCGGGAGAAGCGCATCCTGCTGCTGCGGTTCTTCGGCAACATGACCCAGTCCCAGATCGCGCAGGAGGTCGGGATCTCCCAGATGCACGTGTCTCGCCTGCTGGCCCGCACCCTGGCCCAGCTCCGGGAGAAGCTGCTGGTCGAGGAGTAG
- a CDS encoding diacylglycerol kinase family protein: MRALLVINPAATTTSARTRDVLVHALASEMKLEAVTTQYRGHARDLGRRAAEAADVDLVVALGGDGTVNEVVNGLLHAGPAPARLPGLAVVPGGSTNVFARALGLPNHAVEATGALLDALREGRERTVGLGLASGTPGSRDENVPARWFTFNAGLGFDAGVVGRVEQHRERGTKSTHALYVRQVMRQLLGEPHRRGGTITLERAGAEPVADLVVSIVSNTSPWTFLGNRPIYASPAADFDTGLDLFGLSRLSTAAVARYGAQLLASSPSRGPRGRHAVSLHDLDEFTLHSKAPLPLQMDGDHLGLRTSVTFTGVRRALRVIV; this comes from the coding sequence ATGCGCGCTCTCCTCGTGATCAATCCCGCCGCCACCACCACGAGTGCGCGTACCCGAGACGTCCTGGTCCACGCCTTGGCCAGCGAGATGAAGCTGGAGGCGGTGACGACCCAGTACCGGGGGCACGCGCGGGACCTCGGCCGGCGGGCGGCGGAGGCGGCCGACGTCGACCTGGTGGTGGCCCTGGGGGGCGACGGCACGGTCAACGAGGTGGTGAACGGCCTCCTGCACGCCGGCCCTGCGCCCGCACGCCTGCCCGGGCTCGCGGTGGTCCCCGGGGGTTCCACCAACGTCTTCGCCCGGGCCCTGGGGCTTCCCAATCACGCGGTCGAGGCCACCGGCGCCCTTCTGGACGCGCTGCGCGAGGGGCGAGAACGGACCGTGGGACTGGGGTTGGCCTCCGGAACGCCGGGCTCGCGGGACGAGAACGTCCCAGCGCGCTGGTTCACCTTCAACGCGGGTCTGGGATTCGACGCCGGCGTGGTGGGTCGGGTCGAACAGCACCGCGAGCGTGGCACGAAGTCGACGCACGCCCTCTACGTGCGCCAGGTGATGCGGCAGTTGCTGGGCGAGCCACACCGCCGGGGCGGGACCATCACGCTGGAACGCGCGGGCGCGGAGCCGGTGGCGGATCTGGTGGTGTCCATAGTCTCCAACACCTCCCCGTGGACCTTCCTGGGAAACCGACCGATCTACGCCTCCCCCGCCGCCGACTTCGACACCGGCCTCGACCTGTTCGGCCTCAGCCGGCTGTCCACGGCCGCGGTCGCCCGCTACGGCGCGCAGTTGCTCGCTTCGTCCCCCTCGCGCGGCCCGCGCGGCAGGCATGCCGTCTCCCTGCACGACCTGGACGAGTTCACCTTGCATTCCAAGGCCCCGCTCCCCCTTCAGATGGACGGCGACCACCTGGGGCTGCGAACCAGCGTGACGTTCACAGGCGTTCGCCGTGCACTGCGTGTGATTGTGTGA
- a CDS encoding WhiB family transcriptional regulator encodes MDWRHRAVCREEDPELFFPIGNTGPALLQIEEAKAVCRRCPVVEQCLQWALESGQDSGVWGGLSEDERRAMKRRAARNRARQASA; translated from the coding sequence ATGGACTGGCGTCACCGCGCCGTTTGCCGCGAGGAAGACCCCGAGCTCTTCTTCCCCATCGGCAACACCGGTCCTGCGCTGCTGCAGATCGAGGAAGCCAAGGCCGTCTGCCGTCGCTGCCCGGTTGTCGAGCAGTGCCTGCAGTGGGCGCTCGAATCCGGTCAGGACTCGGGCGTCTGGGGTGGTCTCAGCGAGGACGAGCGTCGCGCCATGAAGCGCCGCGCCGCCCGCAACCGGGCCCGTCAGGCTTCGGCCTGA
- a CDS encoding GntR family transcriptional regulator, whose translation MSTEPKDEEGAREDRTARVPKYYRLKEHVVRLTESQAPDTPVPPERALAAAFGTSRTTVRQALRELVVEGRLRRVQGKGTFVARPKVSQTLGLTSSTDDMRAQGREPAVRLLTAEHVAADERLAALLDLPPGGRVLRVERLRSVDGEPMAVEVTHLGAERFPSLRDELARGASLYTALREVHGVRLTDAEETIETAPASPREAGLLGTDVGLPMLSLSRHSFDERGRAVEWTRSVYRGDRYRLVARLRVPTPEPSRPKSPGGGHRDG comes from the coding sequence TTGAGCACCGAGCCCAAGGACGAGGAGGGCGCGCGGGAAGACCGAACGGCCCGCGTCCCCAAGTACTACCGACTCAAGGAGCACGTGGTCCGGCTGACCGAGTCCCAGGCGCCGGACACGCCCGTTCCGCCCGAGCGCGCTCTCGCCGCGGCGTTCGGCACCTCCCGCACGACGGTCCGGCAGGCGCTGCGGGAACTGGTGGTCGAGGGGCGCCTCCGACGGGTCCAGGGCAAGGGCACGTTCGTCGCCAGGCCCAAGGTCTCGCAGACACTGGGCCTCACGTCCTCCACCGATGACATGCGCGCCCAGGGGCGGGAACCCGCGGTCCGGCTGCTCACCGCGGAACACGTGGCGGCCGACGAGCGGTTGGCCGCGTTGCTGGACCTCCCCCCGGGGGGCCGGGTGCTCCGTGTCGAGCGCCTGCGGTCGGTCGACGGTGAACCGATGGCCGTCGAGGTCACCCACCTGGGCGCGGAGCGGTTCCCCTCGCTGCGAGACGAACTGGCCCGGGGCGCCTCGCTCTACACGGCGCTGCGCGAGGTGCACGGGGTCCGGCTCACCGACGCCGAGGAGACGATCGAGACGGCACCGGCGAGCCCGCGCGAGGCGGGCCTCCTCGGCACCGACGTGGGTCTGCCGATGCTGTCGCTCTCCCGCCACTCCTTCGACGAACGAGGACGAGCCGTGGAGTGGACGCGATCGGTCTACCGCGGGGACCGCTACAGGCTGGTGGCACGGCTGCGAGTCCCCACGCCGGAACCCTCCCGTCCCAAGAGCCCGGGTGGCGGGCACCGCGACGGCTGA
- a CDS encoding GNAT family N-acetyltransferase — translation MDIDIRRASPAEHLALGEITTQAYLVDGHLDFGSEDPYLSKLRDVAGRADSAEVLVAVDGAELLGGVTLALAGGPMAELATEGEAEIRMLATTPAARRRGVGEALVRACLESARESGRLRVVLSTQPSMHAAHRLYERLGFVRAPGRDWNPLPERDGFRLIVYETSV, via the coding sequence ATGGACATCGACATCCGGCGGGCATCGCCGGCCGAACACCTCGCTCTCGGCGAGATCACCACCCAGGCCTACCTGGTCGACGGACACCTCGATTTCGGTTCCGAGGACCCGTACCTGAGCAAGCTTCGGGACGTGGCCGGGCGGGCGGACTCCGCCGAGGTCCTCGTCGCCGTGGACGGGGCCGAACTGCTCGGCGGGGTGACCCTCGCCCTCGCCGGAGGACCGATGGCTGAGCTGGCGACCGAGGGCGAGGCCGAGATCCGCATGCTCGCCACCACCCCGGCGGCCCGCCGCCGCGGCGTCGGCGAGGCGCTCGTGCGCGCCTGCCTGGAGTCGGCCCGGGAGTCGGGCCGACTCCGCGTCGTCCTGTCGACCCAGCCGTCGATGCACGCCGCCCACCGGCTCTACGAACGACTGGGCTTCGTCCGCGCGCCGGGGCGGGACTGGAACCCGCTCCCGGAGCGCGACGGTTTTCGCCTGATCGTCTACGAGACGTCCGTGTGA
- a CDS encoding anti-sigma regulatory factor has product MSQIAGEPATQDFVEVRLPAAGAYLSVLRTATAGLAARLDFTLDEIEDLRIAVDEACAILLQQAVPGSVLSCVFRLIDDSLEVTVSAPTTDGHAPSRDTFAWTVLSALAGKVSSAVDEDRTVSISLYKQRGAGPGPA; this is encoded by the coding sequence GTGTCCCAGATCGCAGGCGAGCCCGCGACCCAGGACTTCGTGGAAGTCCGGCTGCCGGCCGCGGGTGCCTACCTGTCGGTGCTGCGTACGGCGACGGCCGGCCTCGCGGCCCGTTTGGACTTCACCCTCGACGAGATCGAGGATCTTCGCATCGCGGTCGACGAGGCCTGCGCGATCCTGTTGCAGCAGGCCGTGCCCGGCTCGGTCCTGAGCTGCGTCTTCCGCCTCATCGACGACTCGCTCGAGGTCACCGTCTCGGCTCCGACCACGGACGGCCACGCCCCCTCGCGGGACACCTTCGCCTGGACGGTCCTCTCCGCGCTGGCGGGGAAGGTCTCCTCGGCCGTGGACGAGGACCGGACCGTGTCGATAAGCCTCTACAAGCAGCGCGGCGCGGGACCCGGGCCGGCGTGA
- a CDS encoding sodium:solute symporter family protein — protein sequence MNDGVNGVALGVFVFFFVLVTVLGFLAARWRRAADENSLDEWGLGGRSFGTWVTWFLLGGDLYTAYTFVAVPAAIYAAGAAGFFAVPYTILVYPLIFTFLPRLWSVSHRHGYVTTSDFVRGRFGSRGLSLAVAVTGILATMPYIALQLVGIQAVLDVMGVGGGEDTHWFVKDLPLLVAFGVLAAYTYSSGLRAPALIAFVKDTLIYVVIAVAIIYIPIKLGGFGEIFAAAEDKFATSGSGGLVPSEAGQWTYATLALGSALALFMYPHSITATLSSRSREVIRRNTTILPLYSVMLGLLALLGFMAIAAGVSVDNGQLAIPQLFENMFPSWFAGVAFAAIGIGALVPAAIMSIAAANLFTRNIYKEFVRPDADAAAETRVSKLVSLLVKVGALVFVLGMDKTVAINFQLLGGIWILQTFPALVGGLFTRWFHRWALLAGWAVGMLYGTLAAYGVSSPTRAHFAGSSDRIPGIGEIGYIGLTAFALNAAVTVALTLVFRAVNAPDGHDETRPEDYTADAGDPGVRVESPPATAGSAH from the coding sequence GTGAACGACGGCGTGAACGGCGTCGCGCTCGGCGTCTTCGTGTTCTTCTTCGTCCTCGTCACCGTCCTGGGCTTCCTCGCGGCTCGTTGGCGGCGCGCGGCCGACGAGAACAGTCTGGACGAGTGGGGGCTCGGCGGCCGTTCCTTCGGCACCTGGGTCACCTGGTTCCTGCTGGGTGGCGACCTGTACACCGCGTACACGTTCGTGGCCGTACCCGCGGCGATCTACGCGGCCGGCGCGGCCGGTTTCTTCGCCGTGCCGTACACCATCCTCGTCTATCCGTTGATCTTCACCTTCCTGCCGCGCCTCTGGTCGGTCTCGCATCGCCACGGATACGTGACGACCTCGGACTTCGTACGCGGCAGGTTCGGCTCCAGAGGGCTCTCCCTCGCGGTCGCGGTGACCGGGATCCTGGCGACGATGCCCTACATCGCGCTGCAACTCGTCGGCATCCAGGCCGTCCTCGACGTGATGGGGGTCGGTGGCGGGGAGGACACCCACTGGTTCGTCAAGGACCTGCCGCTGCTTGTCGCCTTCGGGGTCCTGGCGGCCTACACCTACTCGTCCGGCCTGCGCGCCCCGGCGCTGATCGCGTTCGTGAAGGACACGCTGATCTACGTCGTGATCGCGGTGGCCATCATCTACATCCCCATCAAGCTGGGCGGGTTCGGCGAGATCTTCGCGGCGGCCGAGGACAAGTTCGCCACCTCGGGCTCGGGCGGCCTCGTCCCGAGCGAGGCGGGCCAGTGGACGTACGCCACACTGGCGCTGGGTTCCGCGCTCGCGCTGTTCATGTATCCGCACTCGATCACCGCCACGCTGTCCTCCCGCAGCCGGGAGGTGATCCGTCGCAACACCACGATCCTGCCGCTGTACTCGGTGATGCTGGGCCTCCTCGCCCTGCTCGGCTTCATGGCCATCGCGGCCGGCGTCTCCGTGGACAACGGCCAGTTGGCGATCCCTCAGCTCTTCGAGAACATGTTCCCGTCCTGGTTCGCCGGCGTGGCCTTCGCCGCCATCGGGATCGGCGCGTTGGTGCCGGCCGCCATCATGTCGATCGCCGCGGCCAACCTCTTCACCCGCAACATCTACAAGGAGTTCGTCCGTCCCGACGCCGACGCGGCGGCCGAGACGCGGGTCTCCAAACTGGTGTCCCTCCTGGTCAAGGTGGGGGCGCTGGTGTTCGTCCTCGGTATGGACAAGACGGTCGCGATCAATTTCCAGTTGCTCGGCGGCATCTGGATCCTCCAGACCTTCCCCGCCCTGGTCGGTGGGTTGTTCACCCGTTGGTTCCACCGGTGGGCGCTGCTGGCCGGCTGGGCCGTCGGCATGCTGTACGGCACACTCGCCGCCTACGGGGTCTCCTCCCCCACGCGGGCCCACTTCGCCGGCTCGTCGGACCGTATCCCGGGGATCGGGGAGATCGGCTACATCGGACTCACGGCGTTCGCCCTGAACGCGGCGGTCACCGTGGCCCTGACACTGGTGTTCCGCGCCGTCAACGCCCCGGACGGCCACGACGAGACCCGCCCGGAGGACTACACGGCGGACGCGGGGGACCCGGGCGTCCGGGTCGAGTCGCCGCCGGCCACCGCGGGCTCCGCCCACTGA
- a CDS encoding PAS domain-containing sensor histidine kinase yields the protein MNELVRQHTALDASDLEWLHLLVSEWQLLSDLSFADLVLWVPTRDGARYVSIAQMRPNTGPTSYQDDMVGHLVPRGRRPMLDVALDEGRIVREGDPEWREEVPVRVESIPVRRQGRVLGVIARNTNLLTVRTPSRLELTYLQSASDLAQMIAAGAFPFENQQLDMGASPRVGDGLIRVDADGLVQYASPNALSAYHRMGLAADLVGHHLGATTAELAPSRGPVDEALAKLASGWAPREFEIEANDGVIQFRAIPLKPKSTRIGALVLLRDVTELRRRERELITKDATIREIHHRVKNNLQTVAALLRLQARRIGSERGREALEEAVRRVGSIAIVHETLSQNLDERVEFDVIADRVLAMVAEIAPGAVDTRRAGRFGILDAEVATPLSMVLTEVLQNAMEHGFRGGDTGTVEVSAVRGGTAKEARLLVTVQDDGSGLPEDFDPRRAGNLGLQIVRTLVEGELGGSFDMIPAPGAGTRVILDIPIPARE from the coding sequence ATGAACGAACTGGTCCGCCAGCACACCGCCCTCGACGCCTCCGACCTCGAGTGGCTCCACCTGCTGGTGTCGGAGTGGCAGCTCCTCTCCGACCTCTCCTTCGCGGACCTCGTCCTGTGGGTTCCCACCCGTGACGGCGCTCGCTACGTCTCCATCGCCCAGATGCGCCCCAACACCGGCCCCACCTCCTACCAGGACGACATGGTCGGCCACCTGGTGCCCCGAGGCCGGCGACCGATGTTGGACGTGGCGCTCGACGAGGGGCGAATCGTGCGCGAGGGAGATCCCGAGTGGCGTGAGGAGGTTCCGGTGCGCGTCGAGTCCATCCCCGTGAGGCGCCAGGGGAGGGTGCTCGGTGTGATCGCCAGGAACACCAACCTGCTCACCGTGCGAACGCCCAGCCGCCTCGAACTGACCTATCTGCAGAGCGCCTCGGATCTGGCCCAGATGATCGCGGCCGGCGCGTTCCCGTTCGAGAACCAGCAACTCGACATGGGGGCGTCCCCTCGCGTCGGGGACGGCCTGATCCGAGTGGACGCCGACGGTCTCGTCCAGTACGCCTCGCCGAACGCCTTGTCCGCCTATCACCGTATGGGGCTCGCGGCCGATCTGGTCGGCCACCACCTCGGGGCCACCACCGCCGAACTGGCGCCGAGCCGAGGCCCGGTGGACGAGGCGTTGGCCAAGCTCGCCAGCGGCTGGGCGCCGCGCGAGTTCGAGATCGAGGCCAACGACGGGGTGATCCAGTTCCGGGCGATCCCCCTGAAGCCGAAGAGCACGCGGATCGGGGCGCTGGTCCTGCTGCGAGACGTGACCGAACTGCGCCGCCGAGAACGTGAGTTGATCACCAAGGACGCCACGATCCGGGAGATCCACCACCGAGTCAAGAACAATCTGCAGACGGTGGCGGCCCTGTTGCGCCTCCAGGCCCGTCGCATCGGATCCGAGCGCGGCCGAGAGGCCCTGGAGGAGGCGGTGCGCCGGGTGGGTTCGATCGCCATCGTGCACGAGACGCTCTCCCAGAACCTCGACGAGCGCGTGGAGTTCGACGTCATCGCCGACCGGGTGCTGGCCATGGTCGCGGAGATCGCGCCGGGCGCGGTCGACACCCGGCGCGCGGGCCGCTTCGGAATCCTGGACGCCGAGGTGGCCACCCCGCTGTCGATGGTCCTGACCGAGGTCCTGCAGAACGCCATGGAGCACGGGTTCCGGGGCGGTGACACCGGCACGGTCGAGGTCTCCGCGGTCCGCGGCGGGACGGCGAAGGAGGCGCGCCTGCTGGTGACGGTGCAGGACGACGGCTCGGGGTTGCCCGAGGACTTCGATCCGCGCCGCGCCGGCAACCTCGGTCTGCAGATCGTGCGGACCCTGGTGGAAGGGGAGCTGGGCGGGAGCTTCGACATGATCCCGGCGCCGGGGGCCGGGACCCGCGTCATCCTGGACATCCCGATCCCCGCGCGCGAGTAG
- a CDS encoding DUF3311 domain-containing protein — protein sequence MSHTPGADRGPTVTPTRVVVGVCLAAPFVAMLWVGSYARVDPRFAGIPFFYWYQMAWVVVSTALTMVAYRLWQRDQRARRGGAPK from the coding sequence ATGTCGCACACCCCGGGGGCCGACAGAGGGCCGACGGTGACGCCGACACGCGTCGTCGTCGGTGTCTGTCTCGCCGCACCGTTCGTGGCCATGTTGTGGGTGGGTTCGTACGCCAGGGTCGACCCCCGCTTCGCCGGAATCCCGTTCTTCTACTGGTACCAGATGGCCTGGGTGGTCGTCTCCACCGCACTGACGATGGTCGCGTACCGACTCTGGCAGCGTGACCAGCGCGCCCGTCGCGGAGGTGCGCCGAAGTGA
- the nagB gene encoding glucosamine-6-phosphate deaminase, translating to MEVVIVADARSGGDLVAEAVASLIDRRPDALLGVATGSTPAPVYEALAARARSGRVDTKALRIAQLDEYVGLPPEHPESYRAVIRREVLEPLGLDDDAFLGPDGMAADLSEACSAYDRALAAAGGVDLQLLGIGTDGHIGFNEPCSSLASRTRIKTLTRRTRRDNARFFDDDEERVPRHVITQGVGTILEARHLVLFATGEGKAEAVAAAVEGPVSAACPASALQLHPHATIVVDEAAASALTRADYFRQAYAAKPDWQGL from the coding sequence GTGGAAGTCGTCATCGTCGCGGACGCACGGTCCGGCGGCGACCTGGTCGCCGAGGCCGTCGCGAGCCTGATCGACCGCAGACCCGACGCGCTGCTCGGGGTGGCGACCGGATCGACCCCCGCGCCCGTCTACGAGGCGCTGGCCGCCCGGGCGCGATCCGGAAGGGTGGACACCAAGGCCCTCCGCATCGCCCAACTCGACGAGTACGTGGGCCTGCCGCCCGAGCATCCGGAGTCCTACCGCGCGGTGATCCGGCGTGAGGTGCTGGAGCCCCTCGGGCTCGACGACGACGCCTTCCTCGGCCCCGACGGCATGGCAGCCGACCTGTCCGAGGCCTGCTCGGCCTACGACCGGGCGCTGGCCGCGGCCGGCGGCGTCGATCTCCAACTGCTCGGCATCGGCACCGACGGTCACATCGGCTTCAACGAACCCTGTTCCTCACTGGCGTCCCGGACCAGGATCAAGACCCTGACCCGCCGGACCCGACGGGACAACGCGCGCTTCTTCGACGACGACGAGGAACGGGTGCCGCGCCACGTGATCACCCAGGGCGTCGGCACCATACTGGAGGCGCGGCACCTGGTGCTGTTCGCCACGGGCGAGGGCAAGGCGGAGGCCGTCGCGGCCGCGGTGGAGGGCCCGGTGTCCGCGGCCTGCCCCGCTTCCGCGCTCCAACTGCATCCGCACGCCACCATCGTCGTCGACGAGGCGGCGGCCTCCGCGCTGACACGCGCCGACTACTTCCGGCAGGCCTACGCGGCCAAACCCGACTGGCAGGGACTCTGA